One Osmerus eperlanus chromosome 13, fOsmEpe2.1, whole genome shotgun sequence genomic region harbors:
- the zic6 gene encoding zic family member 6 translates to MTSLSRFSGCPLSCVNPGESNTDPSVGLPPLAGEHMGHPTGSSLKLCPSHNLRDYPETRSSAYVDHSVPHFSDSGYPSHRLEHSPRGIIIGANLSGAGMPPVTDQLASRTNQHGGIGRYRDLPSYRDTRSHAFFTAYHEQAHGSTDATRDLGSQVMLGLPGDILSRTHHYGQSISGPRGNSQQLVTQFLGLYKPLNMAIQRGGGDAFLRCSKQSLKHELVCKWSDGQEGVGKQLCARTFGTMYELVTHVTVEHVGGPEHSEYVCHWENCPRERKPFKAKYKLVNHVRVHTGEKPFPCPFHGCEKVFARSENLKIHKRTHTGEKPFKCEFEGCNRRFANSSDRKKHSHVHSSDKPYMCKVRGCEKCYTHPSSLRKHMKLHCKSYMAKSIDGRSEDRVRLSEARSPEIAEQAQTVPSTSNTVTRVLPLTSSQDSLSPEIREESSLRSRFHHTFDNSLDYSTHRSQPLLDPLLIQRSSYRPEPQYPCSQAGHNFAQSSRTFTSGSTFQKSIVNGWYTCHSGVDTFSPKQCNNNISSI, encoded by the exons ATGACAAGCCTGTCGAGGTTTAGTGGCTGCCCTCTTTCTTGCGTCAACCCCGGGGAGAGCAATACTGATCCCAGCGTGGGGCTGCCACCTTTGGCAGGGGAGCACATGGGGCACCCCACTGGCAGTTCCTTAAAACTCTGCCCCTCGCACAATTTGCGAGACTACCCCGAGACGAGGTCCAGTGCATATGTTGACCATTCGGTTCCCCATTTTTCAGACTCTGGATACCCCAGCCACCGGTTAGAACACAGCCCTAGGGGCATTATCATTGGAGCCAATCTTTCTGGAGCCGGCATGCCACCCGTCACTGATCAACTGGCATCAAGAACGAACCAACATGGCGGGATTGGGAGGTATCGTGACCTCCCGAGCTATAGAGATACCAGAAGCCACGCTTTTTTCACCGCTTATCACGAGCAGGCCCATGGCTCCACCGACGCAACCCGAGACCTCGGAAGCCAAGTGATGTTGGGTCTACCTGGGGATATCCTCTCTCGGACGCATCATTACGGTCAAAGTATAAGTGGCCCAAGGGGAAACAGCCAACAACTTGTCACCCAGTTTCTCGGTCTGTATAAACCGCTGAACATGGCAATTCAACGTGGAGGGGGTGACGCTTTCCTCAGATGCTCTAAGCAAAGCCTCAAGCACGAGCTGGTGTGTAAGTGGAGTGACGGCCAAGAGGGGGTCGGGAAGCAGCTCTGCGCCAGAACTTTCGGGACCATGTATGAACTTGTCACCCATGTGACAGTGGAGCATGTCGGAGGACCAGAACACTCTGAATACGTGTGTCACTGGGAGAATTGTCCGAGGGAAAGAAAGCCTTTCAAAGCCAAATACAAGCTGGTAAACCACGTCAGAGTACACACAGGGGAAAAGCCCTTTCCGTGCCCTTTCCACGGCTGTGAAAAAGTTTTTGCAAGGTCAGAGAATCTCAAGATCCacaagaggacacacacag GTGAAAAACCTTTTAAATGTGAGTTCGAGGGCTGCAATCGGAGGTTTGCAAACAGCAGTGACCGAAAGAAGCATTCTCACGTTCACTCCAGTGATAAACCCTACATGTGCAAGGTCAGAGGGTGTGAGAAGTGTTACACCCACCCAAGCTCCCTTCGAAAGCACATGAAGTTACACTGCAAGTCCTACATGGCCAAAAGCATTGATGGGCGCTCAGAGGACAGGGTGCGCCTTTCAGAAGCCAGGTCACCTGAAATAGCGGAGCAAGCTCAAACAGTCCCATCCACTTCCAACACCGTGACTCGCGTGCTGCCCCTCACCTCATCTCAAGATTCCTTATCCCCAGAGATTCGTGAGGAGTCATCTCTGAGGTCACGTTTCCATCACACATTCGACAACAGTTTGGACTActccacacacaggtcacagccTCTCCTGGATCCATTGTTGATACAACGGAGTAGTTACAGGCCCGAGCCTCAGTACCCATGCAGCCAAGCAGGCCATAATTTTGCTCAGAGCTCCAGAACTTTTACGTCCGGCTCTACATTTCAGAAAAGTATTGTAAATGGGTGGTATACGTGTCATAGTGGCGTGGATACTTTCTCACCAAagcagtgtaataacaacatatctTCGATTTGA